The Malus sylvestris chromosome 3, drMalSylv7.2, whole genome shotgun sequence genomic sequence TCCATGTTCAGAGTAGGGTGGGTTCGATGGCGTGGTGtacagagagaagaaaaaagtgGGAACAgtgggaaaaagaagaagaaaggagttagagagaagaagaagaagggagtaGAGAGAAGAAGTCagaaattaaaaaaccaaattattattttataataaaaattaataatattttaataaaattgactaggctattttttgttaggggtggagatgctttggcctattactgttcactggggtctattactgttcacttgaatGGATAAATGTGCTGGGTGATGGCGCAAAGTCTTTAAGGGTGTAATTGCTCTAATGGGTTTTTGTGTCCTGTGGGACCCACCCACATGGGTCTTCACCATTCCCCGTGCATTCACTCCTTTCTTCACTTCATCACtcttttgtctttctctttcacgcaactctttctctctcactaACTCTCTTCACTTCTTCActtgtttctctttcttctgCCTCACCATCTCTGTGCTCACTGCATAGAAAACCGCAACATCTATCACCATCTCACTCGCCACTCCGGCGAACCTTGCCACCACGCAAACACCACACTGCCACCCTCCCCCTCTCACAGTCTCTCTATCTTCCTTTCGGCTTCTTCCTTGACACATAAGCAATGACGGCGGCGGAGTTGCCAATCTCCAGCAAGGTAACCACCAGCCTCACCTTCCTTTCCTCACCACAGACTCCCTATTACCTTTTGCTTTCTGGAAACAAAAACTGATGCAACGAATTAACAAGCTCCGTCGCGGCTTGACTTTTCAGCAAGATTTTCTGTCGAATCTAGTGTGAGTGAGTCTCGAAAACATTAGGTTCTTTAAGTTGTTTAGAGACGTTTTTGTGCACTGCATGCCTGATTTGGTTAAGGTTGGATGCAGTTTCAATCATAGGACAAATTCCCGGTGAGGGCTGTGAGTTTCAAGCTGATTTTAGGCTATCACCGGCCACCCAATGGCCCCAAGGAAGGTATATTTCGAATCCTTACCTTCGtagctttgttttgactttTGAATTGTTGAAAATGGTTGTGTTTTAGACCAAAATGGACTCTAAAACCCCTGGCGTGGCTGCAAGTTGTACTCTCGTTGCGCGTGGTACTACTGTGGATAGTGCATGAAGCACAGACACCTCCACCGGAAGGATGACTGCTTGAAAGGATGAATATAAGTTTGAAATCATTGcgttgtttttttctttaatttatagTGTTGATTTCTTGGTTGAGTTTCAACATGTGACTGATCTGTCAAGAAGAGAAACTATGAGCAGTATTTTCCTATTCCGATCTGGTGTTTTCAATTGTTTGATTCAGGTTGTAGGGcattttcattttgttattttgttaattttcttttaaatttaactAATAGAGCACAATTACAAAAAATGTCTTAACATGAATTTGAAATGTCATCTGACATAGTTGTCAGAACGCgcaaaaaaaaacccttatttATGCTTAACTCTTTGAGCACTGATGGCCATATCGTGCCCTTTAATCAAATGGCACACCTATAGAGGGCACTATATAGTTTAGTTGTTGCTGTTACTATTGCTCTATGGGCGTTGGTGCCCTTTGACCTCATAGGGCATAAATAACTTTTTGTGTGCACTGACCATATTTTTTATAGTGTTGAAACTTGACTTCTCACAACACTTTGTAAttaaggtttgtgttttggACTTTAGCAATTAGGGTCGGGTTTCTTAGTAGACAATAAGCCGACCAACTCTACCGATATGAATGATATTGGCTAGAGTGGATGTGTTTCGCTCACCATTATACAATCGAGTTAGAATCTCCTTCTACGTAGTTTAAGTTATTTAAAGTCGAATATcatttgtatataaaaaaaaattaaccaactCCCATATATTAAATTTCTAACCCAACTCACACATGCTTGTAGTTTATCACATTGTGCGCTATCAATAAAAGAAATTACAATTTGTAGGTTTGTATGATATTTACAGGAGACCACAGTAATTCATTTATTCTATGAAGCAATCTAAAATTTTGCAAGCTATATGCATTATTTCAATGATCAACCCATGTTGATTTGAATTATTCTTAAGGGATTAATGAGAAACTGTGGTTTTAGCAATTCTACGATATATTAACGTGgactaattatattaattgaTGCATTATTTGAAGCTTCGGCTTGTTCATATGGTTATTCATCTTCGGAATTCAGCTTTTAGCTGATCCTTTGTGTTGCCTTCTTCACTTCTACAGGATCAGTAGATTTCTTGTGCTCATAATCCTTTTTCAGATTCTTCACTTCTTCGACGCGTTCTCGTAGCAGATGGAGCTCTTTGATATAGTAGTGTAGTCTATCTATAATCATTGCCAGGAATAGGGAAAACCCTGTATAATGACAAACATTCCAGTTCCAGGTTAATTAGAGAAAAATGGCATAATTACAACTAGCTAATTGAAAACATATAAATTATGCACAAAAGCTTGGCATCGATCGAGTTGTATTCATTACCTTGCTGCAAAACCCTAACACAACTTATAAATAAGACAATCTATGTATTTTTCAATTGGGACAGAAGGCAATATGGTACTTCTTGTGAGTGTGTGAAGAACTGTCCCATGTCGGAAAGTTCAAAAACCTCTCAAGTTTTATAAAGAGTTGGATGACTCCACCTATTGATTTTAGGGTGCATGAAacctcagtttttttttttttttggcaagtggccctttaccaTGGTGGTGGAAAGGGATCAAGCCCTTGCATGATGTCGTGCGTCCGAACCCCATCAttggctaatctaacaaaatctatcgtttgacaaaaaaaaaaaaaaaaaacctcagcTTCTTTCACTTCCGACTAAGCTTTTTCCTGCTTCGGAGAGTTTTGTTTTATAAGACTTAACATGACATGAGATTGGTTACATGATTGCCAACAGAAAAGGATTTTCATTCATCGGCCAAAATTAGATACATGCAAtcttcaaaattaaaaactcCAACTTTACCCTGACAAGGTTACGTATATAGTTTTTTCCCAAGTAAATTTTAAGGAAAAGGGTTACTAAAATGGATGATATAGCTCACCTATGAGAGATGCTTCCAGGAGACGATGTGCCATAAGAACCTCGTCTGTCGGATTGACAAAGCCTGCCTCTGATAAACGTTTTTGAACACTGAATACACTATATATGGTGGAGCTAAAGAAGACGAGAATGGTTCCTCCCACGCTCTTCGCCACCAATGGCCCCCGTCCTTGCTTCGATCGATCTAACCCCACGATCACCAACTTCCTCAGAGGGGTTCTAAACAGAAGGCTCAGAATCAATGCCATTTCAGCCAACACAAGTGTAAACAAAATTAGAATCATTGCTTCTGGTTAATTAGcaacaaagttttatttttcaatgatTTTGCTAACATGAAAGTGGCTTTATCTGAAGGATGTGGAAAAAAACAATGGTGTAATTGTTGTTTAGGGTTCGTTTTGTAGGTGTCCTGTGTGATATGATTCTTCAAACTTATAGTTGAATCAAGGAATTATACTTTCCATGATTACATGAGGCAGGGATAGAATTATTTCATCATGTCCCCAAGGACACACTTGGTATCTATGTCTCTTTGGGATATCAGATATCTTGTTGTTTAGGAATTGAGAGTTTTTTCAAAAGATTCTTTCAAGTCATAGAGAATAGATGAAGTTTCACGTAAAAGTTATAAACTAATGGATTGCTCTGATAGATAAGGTCTTTCCTTTCAAATTATTGCGTCTTGATTCATTAATTTATCCCTTTCATTAGTAGGAGCATAGTGTTAATTTTGCTTatagtaaagaaggaaaacttTCAAATTTTGGTGATGTCatcttatttttattgtttgtccTTGTAGCTCTGAAATTGTTATGCCAAATTTTGAGCAACTTCGGCCCAATCCAATCCCCTAGGCTATAGGCGATCAAATCCATTTCCCCTCCCCCTCCAACCCATACCAAAAGCCTGACTTCTCCCCCAAGCTCGAATCGATAGCCATGATGGATATTTTTTTGACGTCAGGTGTGTGGAAAATACGTACAAGGTGATGCGGGTCTTTGACAAGAAATTAACGTTTGGGGCTTATGTGCAGGCGCACTAATGGTTGATTCTTCTTTGGGAACAGATCGCGGAGTTTTTTTTCATCTGAAGTTGACAATCAGGATTCTATTAGtctataatttatatatttttttaaaaaattatcatttttcacaccaaaaaaaaaagtaataagaataGTAAATTCTTCAAAACGGTGCGCTGCAGTGGTTTAAGACACATGCCTCAAACAACGAGCGAGGAGCAAATAGCATTAGGTAAGTGGACTTCCAAGTTCCAACTCTAGTTTGGCCTTTCATCAGAGTCCGAGTCTGAGCCGGGGAAGACTGTCTATCTTCAGAGCCTGCAATGGAGGCGCCGCCATTCGCCTCTTCCTCCAAAACCCTACCGTTTCGCTCATCCTCCGCTTCCTCCCTTCTGTTTCTTCCCAAAACTCACCTCAATTTCAGACGTCCCAGAAGCTTCTCCGTCCGTGCCTCCTCCGCCGCAGATTCCGGTACTctcctctccctccctccctccctctctctgttaaatttgagtttttgttattattatttattattttaataataatttagttTGTTTGAATAATGAATCAGGGGTGACTCTGCTCGACTACGGCGCCGGCAATGTTCGCAGTGTGAGGAATGCCATTCGCCACCTAGGCTTCGACGTCAAAGatgtaatttttcttttctttttggtcaaTTATCTATCAAAGTTATGCCCTTGTAACCAATTTCTTTGTAGTGTTGTATgttatagattttgttagaaatTTGGAATAGAAAAGAAAGATGACAAAAATCGGTTGGTGTAAAGGATGGTAAATAGATGAGTTGTATTTTAACAGAAGTTCGAAATGTAGGTCCAAACACCGGAAGACATTCTGAATGCCGAACGCCTAGTATTTCCTGGCGTGGGGGCTTTCGCTGCCGCCATGGATGTGCTGAATAAGAACGGGTATgcgtttcttttattttttgttggattCTATAAGGATCAATTGCTTGTTGGGTCCGTTTAAATGGATTAGTGGCAATGAACGGATAAAGTGCATATTTGGAGAATGGGGAATGTGGTTAAGTTACTCATGATCAAAGAAGCATCGTGACAATGATTGGTAGTTAGTTTGAATaacaaatttcaaaataatGGCTCTGAATCTTCTTGTTTGCTAACTAATCACATAATATTTCTCATGTCATTTATAGTTTATTAGCTTTTAGATTGTGGGAAAATTTCAGCCCTTTATTGTTTTTCAGGATGGCGGAAGCAATCTGTTCATATATTGAGAAGGATCGACCATTTCTTGGCATTTGTCTTGGACTTCAGCTCCTTTTTGAATCCAGCGAAGAGAATGGACCGGGTCAGTGCTTCATGCCTCCTTTTTcatcaactttgtttttccaattttgtAACTCATCATCTACGATTCACTTATAgttatttggatggaatggtTTAAAAGGCATTGAATTTGTAAATAAGCTAGATACAATGTATTAGAACACTAAATCACGTATTGAAAAGGATTCGGAATAACTTAAAAAATGTAGTAGAAATGGATTTGCAATTGCTGTAAGTTGTACAACTGCATTTGACATCAATGTATTGTATTCTGGCGTTATATATTGTAAAGTCCAGTTAATAAATTTAGTTATATAATGGTACCTAAAACCCCTAGTATAGAGAAATCACTCTTCCCATGTTATAGGAGTTTCCTTTCCATGCTGGCATACATAGCAAATACTGAGGATGCAGCAATCCATTCGTGAAGTTATCCTGATAATGAAAGCCTCAGGTTGTTACTGTTAGTGACAATTGAGTTAGACAGCTTGGTTTAAGGAGATAGTCCTAGAAACAAATTAATGTTAATTTGAATGTACGTAACATTGTTAtagctttttttttatctatttaATTTAGTAATAGTTGAACTGATATTATACATGTCTCAGTGAAAGGTCTTGGCTTGATACCTGGAGTGGTTGGCTGTTTTGATTCATCAAATGGTTTCAGAGTTCCACACATTGGATGGAATGCTTTGCAGATTGAAAAAGACTCATTAATTTTGGATGATGTTGGAAGCCATCATGTCTATTTTGTTCATTCTTACAGAGCCATGCCTGTATGTCTTATTCTCCTATTTCAcagaaaataatttaaagtTCATGCATCTGCTGCATACTTCCACTAAGAATACATTGATTTGTATGTTTACTGGGGTTGACATAGTTTTATACCAATTTTCAGTCAGATGAAAACAAAGACTGGGTTTCATCTACTTGCAACTATGGAGACAATTTTATTGCATCTGTTAGAAGGGGAAATGTGCATGCAGTTCAATTCCACCCAGAAAAGAGTGGAGGCAAGATATCATTTCTCTCTCCTGTCTGTTAGTAGATTTTAATGGTAGTCCAAAGTGTACAGGGATTGTAGGAATGTTCCATGCCTCGTTTCTTTTAGTAAAAGGGAAGCAGATTTTATCTCACATGACTTTAGACCATTGAGTTCTTTCCTAGAATGAAGAGGTACAGTTTTTGTTTAAGGTAGACCATTGAGTTCTTTCCTAGAACGAAGAGGTAAAGTTTTTGTTTAAGGGCTAGGCGGTGGATCATTCTAACCTTTGCTGTGTAATTTTGGCATTCTAAGATCTATTTTATAGACTTTTGTTCCAGTTCACTTTATCCATGCATGAAAAGTGATTTAGATTTATTTTCATTATATGAAGGCCTATTATTGATATCAATTTTGCCTGAATGTGAATGTTTAGATGTTGGTCTTACGATATTGAGAAGATTTTTGTATCCAAAGACGAACCTGGAAAAGGTAACCTTTGTACTTATGAGAAATATGCTTCCCATATGTTGACTATGTTTAACCATCTAACAATGTGAGATGTTCTTGTGAAGACAGAAGCCAACTGAAAGGAAGGCTTTGAAACTTGCTAAGAGGGTAATTCCTGTTGACTTATTTTATAGTTTTATCATTTTAGTGGTAGGAAAAGTGAGAAGGGCTTGAATTTTAATCCGACCTAAAATATTGTAGTCCAACTTACAATATCATAGTTCTAAATGTCTGGGTGATGGTGCTTTTTATCTTGTTTTGTTTGTGCCTTTGTGGACTTCTTGTCcgcttttgtatttttattgtttctttgcaataaaaaattgtttcttcttcttcttcttcttcaaaaaaaaaaacttacaataTCATAGGTCGGATTCGGATT encodes the following:
- the LOC126615880 gene encoding uncharacterized protein LOC126615880; this translates as MILILFTLVLAEMALILSLLFRTPLRKLVIVGLDRSKQGRGPLVAKSVGGTILVFFSSTIYSVFSVQKRLSEAGFVNPTDEVLMAHRLLEASLIGFSLFLAMIIDRLHYYIKELHLLRERVEEVKNLKKDYEHKKSTDPVEVKKATQRIS